One Stenotrophomonas maltophilia DNA window includes the following coding sequences:
- a CDS encoding TolB family protein, which yields MMRITPPLLVLAASLLSAPVAMALNEYGIEGMGVVSTRADEGRATISPDGQRIVFARRGEAGWGLWEARVVDGRWQQAQALPVGVAGEARDPYFSRDGRWLLFAAGREGRLALYRAALAADGRLGSAQVLAGDGGRREERGPALSADGQRLLFARQQGRGAGWDLFVATLDAQGLRGPASALSALNSADDETDGDWLGQDGAVVFSRGSGTTAQVWSSGCAWSGVALQPLGLSFNQADGWTGAPVIDNAKPGEMMVASSAAKAPRAGGVDVYRLAVPKVAAVAGCIR from the coding sequence ATGATGCGCATCACCCCGCCCCTGCTGGTGCTTGCCGCCAGTCTACTCTCTGCCCCCGTGGCGATGGCGTTGAACGAGTACGGCATCGAAGGCATGGGCGTGGTCTCCACCCGTGCCGACGAGGGCCGCGCCACGATCAGTCCCGATGGCCAGCGCATCGTCTTTGCCCGCCGCGGTGAGGCTGGCTGGGGCCTGTGGGAGGCGCGCGTGGTCGACGGCCGCTGGCAGCAGGCGCAGGCCCTGCCGGTAGGCGTGGCCGGTGAGGCCCGTGATCCCTACTTCAGCCGTGACGGCCGCTGGCTGCTGTTCGCGGCCGGCCGCGAGGGCAGGCTGGCGCTGTATCGGGCCGCGCTGGCCGCCGATGGCCGGCTTGGCAGCGCGCAGGTCCTGGCTGGCGATGGCGGGCGCCGGGAAGAGCGCGGGCCGGCCCTGAGCGCGGATGGCCAGCGGCTGTTGTTTGCGCGCCAGCAGGGCCGAGGCGCTGGCTGGGACCTGTTCGTGGCGACGCTGGATGCGCAGGGCCTGCGCGGCCCGGCCAGCGCACTGAGCGCGTTGAACAGCGCCGACGACGAGACCGACGGCGACTGGCTGGGCCAGGACGGCGCCGTGGTGTTCAGCCGCGGCAGCGGCACGACCGCGCAGGTGTGGAGCAGCGGCTGTGCGTGGAGCGGCGTGGCGCTGCAGCCGCTTGGGCTGTCGTTCAACCAGGCCGACGGCTGGACCGGCGCGCCGGTGATCGACAATGCCAAGCCGGGCGAGATGATGGTTGCCAGCAGTGCGGCGAAGGCGCCACGTGCCGGTGGCGTGGATGTGTACCGGTTGGCGGTGCCGAAGGTGGCGGCGGTTGCCGGGTGTATCCGGTAG